A part of Sulfurifustis variabilis genomic DNA contains:
- a CDS encoding TusE/DsrC/DsvC family sulfur relay protein: MEPRAPERFPRVDADGHLHNPGEWNAAVADELARRRGIALTPAHWVVLDALREYYFHFGSVPSVDSICRFFGDRREHVRGLFGTCLDAWLIAGLPNPGDVERARLRLM, from the coding sequence ATGGAGCCCCGTGCACCGGAAAGATTTCCGCGCGTCGACGCCGACGGGCACCTGCACAACCCGGGCGAGTGGAACGCCGCCGTGGCGGACGAGCTGGCGCGGCGGCGCGGCATCGCGCTCACACCCGCACACTGGGTGGTCCTCGATGCCCTGCGCGAGTACTACTTTCATTTCGGCTCGGTGCCGAGCGTGGATTCCATCTGCCGGTTCTTTGGAGACAGGCGCGAGCACGTGCGAGGGCTTTTTGGCACCTGTCTGGACGCCTGGCTCATTGCCGGCCTGCCGAATCCGGGTGACGTGGAGCGCGCCCGCCTGCGGCTGATGTGA
- a CDS encoding encapsulin-associated ferritin-like protein, giving the protein MAESSAGYHEHLESLKPETVDRHRAIVSIMEELEAVDWYDQRVDATKDEELAAILAHNRDEEKEHAAMVLEWLRRRDPQLDAHLRNYLFIDKSVLEKEEELDEAEQGDEAPRDGSLGIGSLRGEVRR; this is encoded by the coding sequence ATGGCCGAATCGAGCGCGGGATATCACGAGCACCTCGAGTCGCTCAAACCGGAAACCGTCGACCGCCACCGGGCGATCGTGTCGATCATGGAAGAGCTCGAGGCGGTCGACTGGTACGACCAGCGCGTCGATGCGACGAAAGACGAAGAGCTCGCGGCGATCCTCGCGCACAACCGCGACGAGGAGAAGGAACACGCGGCGATGGTGCTCGAGTGGCTGCGCCGGCGCGACCCGCAGCTCGACGCCCATCTGCGCAACTACCTCTTCATCGACAAGTCGGTGCTCGAGAAGGAAGAAGAGCTCGACGAGGCCGAGCAGGGCGACGAGGCGCCGCGTGACGGCTCGCTCGGCATCGGCAGCCTGCGCGGGGAGGTGCGGCGATGA
- a CDS encoding NADH:flavin oxidoreductase/NADH oxidase, whose product MSRLFTPLRLRGLAFRNRVFVSPMCQYSAAEGVPNHWHLVHLGSRAVGGAALVLAEASAVSARGRISPRDTGIWSPEQVEAFRPIARFIKQQGAVSGIQLAHAGRKASTREPWKGGTPIPPGEGGWQPLAPSAIPFTEAHTVPHALTRDEIDGIVEQFILAARNARAAGFEVVELHMAHGYLLHEFLSPLSNHRADEYGGSLEGRAELPLRVARAVRELWPDDLPVFARISATDWAEGGWDLPQSVQFAKWLREAGIDLIDCSSGGLVPGARVPATPGYQVPFAAAIRAQVGIPTGAVGLVTDPMQAEQIIANGQADAVLLARELLRDPYWPLHAARKLGADVAWPDQYLRAKPD is encoded by the coding sequence GTGTCTCGGCTCTTCACGCCCCTGCGACTGCGCGGGCTCGCGTTCAGGAACCGCGTCTTCGTCTCGCCGATGTGCCAGTACTCGGCGGCCGAGGGCGTGCCGAACCACTGGCACCTCGTGCACCTCGGCAGCCGCGCGGTGGGCGGCGCCGCGCTCGTCCTCGCCGAAGCGAGCGCGGTCTCGGCCCGCGGACGCATCTCGCCTCGCGACACCGGCATCTGGTCGCCGGAGCAGGTGGAGGCGTTCCGGCCCATCGCGCGCTTCATCAAGCAGCAGGGCGCCGTGTCCGGAATCCAGCTGGCGCACGCCGGGCGCAAGGCGTCGACGCGGGAGCCCTGGAAGGGCGGGACGCCCATTCCGCCGGGCGAAGGCGGCTGGCAGCCGCTCGCGCCGAGCGCGATCCCGTTCACCGAGGCGCATACCGTCCCGCATGCGCTGACCCGCGACGAGATCGACGGCATCGTCGAGCAGTTCATCCTCGCGGCCCGCAACGCACGCGCCGCCGGCTTCGAGGTGGTCGAGCTGCACATGGCCCACGGCTACCTGCTGCACGAGTTCCTCTCGCCGCTCTCCAACCATCGGGCCGACGAGTACGGCGGAAGCCTCGAAGGCCGCGCCGAGCTGCCGCTGCGGGTCGCGCGCGCGGTGCGCGAGCTCTGGCCGGACGACCTTCCGGTCTTCGCGCGGATCTCGGCAACCGACTGGGCGGAGGGGGGGTGGGATCTACCGCAATCCGTCCAGTTCGCGAAGTGGCTGCGCGAGGCGGGCATCGATCTCATCGACTGCTCGAGCGGCGGACTCGTCCCGGGCGCGCGCGTGCCCGCCACCCCCGGTTACCAGGTGCCGTTCGCCGCGGCGATCCGGGCGCAGGTCGGCATCCCGACCGGCGCGGTCGGCCTGGTCACGGATCCCATGCAGGCGGAGCAGATCATCGCGAACGGACAGGCGGACGCCGTGCTCCTCGCGCGCGAGCTCCTGCGCGACCCCTACTGGCCGCTGCACGCCGCACGCAAGCTGGGCGCCGACGTCGCGTGGCCGGACCAGTACCTGCGGGCGAAGCCGGATTGA
- a CDS encoding family 1 encapsulin nanocompartment shell protein — MNDLLRELAPVSSEAWEQIESEARRALKVTLAARKLVDFAGPLGWDASAITLGRAERLEAAPEKGVEARVRNTQALVELRVPFELSREELEAVGRGAKDPNLDPVRQAARAAAHAEDRAVFHGYADAGIRGIIEAGATSSCAITEDYTAYLGIVAEATHKLRSAGVDGPYAIALGPRCFTGLNKTLIGGFPVIEHVRRLLDGPIVWAPAVDGAAVLSLRGGDFELTVGQDFSIGYLDHTATAVRLYLQESFTFRVLSPEAAVPLAYEKR; from the coding sequence ATGAACGACCTTCTGCGCGAGCTCGCACCGGTCTCCAGCGAGGCCTGGGAGCAGATCGAATCCGAGGCCCGGCGTGCGCTCAAGGTCACCCTCGCGGCGCGCAAGCTCGTCGACTTCGCGGGTCCGCTCGGCTGGGACGCGTCGGCCATCACGCTCGGACGGGCCGAGCGGCTCGAGGCGGCGCCGGAGAAGGGCGTGGAAGCGCGCGTGCGCAATACCCAGGCGCTGGTCGAGCTGCGCGTGCCGTTCGAGCTCTCGCGCGAGGAGCTCGAGGCGGTCGGGCGCGGCGCGAAGGATCCGAACCTCGATCCGGTCCGGCAGGCGGCGCGCGCCGCGGCGCACGCCGAGGACCGCGCCGTCTTCCACGGCTACGCCGACGCCGGCATCCGGGGGATCATCGAAGCCGGCGCGACGAGCAGCTGCGCCATCACGGAGGACTACACCGCCTACCTCGGCATCGTGGCCGAGGCGACCCACAAGCTGCGCAGCGCGGGCGTCGACGGACCCTACGCGATCGCGCTCGGCCCGCGCTGCTTCACCGGCCTCAACAAGACCCTGATCGGCGGCTTCCCCGTGATCGAGCACGTGCGCCGGCTGCTCGACGGCCCGATCGTGTGGGCCCCTGCGGTCGACGGCGCCGCGGTGCTCAGCCTGCGCGGCGGCGACTTCGAGCTCACCGTCGGCCAGGACTTCTCCATCGGCTATCTCGACCACACGGCGACGGCGGTTCGCCTGTATCTTCAGGAAAGCTTCACCTTCCGCGTCCTCTCGCCGGAAGCGGCCGTCCCGCTCGCGTACGAAAAAAGATGA
- a CDS encoding GlcG/HbpS family heme-binding protein — translation MRPYLRPLLTLGFVFGMAPAGAADGPRLTTEVVQRVIAAAVARAGAIKVPMGISVVDAGGNLVGFVKMEGAFVHTHHTSFAKAYTAASVRRPTHETGIPAPILSELGAVTQGRLTGLPGGYPLVLDGRVIGGIGVGGGNAEQDMDVARAGAAASAPPR, via the coding sequence ATGAGACCGTATCTTCGCCCCCTGCTCACTCTCGGCTTCGTTTTCGGCATGGCGCCCGCCGGCGCCGCCGACGGCCCGCGGCTCACCACCGAGGTCGTTCAGCGCGTGATCGCGGCGGCGGTCGCGCGCGCAGGCGCCATCAAGGTGCCGATGGGCATCAGCGTGGTGGACGCGGGCGGGAACCTGGTCGGGTTCGTCAAGATGGAAGGCGCGTTCGTGCACACCCATCACACGTCTTTCGCGAAGGCCTACACGGCTGCATCCGTACGCCGTCCGACCCACGAGACGGGAATCCCCGCCCCCATCCTCAGCGAGCTGGGCGCGGTGACGCAGGGGCGCCTCACCGGCCTTCCCGGCGGATATCCCCTGGTGCTCGACGGCCGGGTGATCGGCGGCATCGGCGTCGGCGGCGGCAACGCCGAGCAGGACATGGACGTGGCCAGGGCGGGGGCTGCCGCCTCGGCGCCGCCCCGCTAG
- a CDS encoding NnrU family protein codes for MFTRSLTELLLAALVFTGGHFLLSAEPVRKRLVARLGEPRFLGAYSIVMLAAFAWLVLSYVRAPHAPLWAAPGWARYVPLLLMPIAFVLLAGALRPDNPTSVGALARAKDRPPGFFAVTRHPFLWATTLWAIAHIPANGDAASLILFGGILLLALPGTFVLDAKLARRYPDGFARLGRATSNVPLAAAFAGRASFAVRDFAFPVAIGLAAFLVVLYLHRWLFGVSPLPG; via the coding sequence ATGTTCACCCGAAGCCTGACCGAGCTGTTACTCGCGGCGCTCGTGTTCACGGGCGGGCACTTCCTGCTCTCCGCCGAACCGGTGCGCAAACGGCTGGTCGCGCGGCTCGGCGAACCCCGCTTCCTCGGCGCGTACTCGATCGTCATGCTTGCGGCCTTCGCCTGGCTGGTCCTGAGCTACGTCCGCGCGCCGCACGCGCCGCTCTGGGCGGCGCCCGGCTGGGCGCGCTATGTTCCGCTCCTGTTAATGCCGATCGCCTTCGTCCTGCTCGCCGGAGCCCTTCGACCGGACAACCCGACCTCGGTCGGCGCCCTCGCGCGCGCGAAGGACCGCCCGCCCGGTTTCTTCGCCGTCACGCGCCACCCCTTCCTCTGGGCGACGACGCTCTGGGCGATCGCCCACATTCCGGCCAATGGCGACGCCGCCTCGCTGATCCTCTTCGGCGGCATCCTGCTCCTCGCCCTGCCCGGGACCTTCGTGCTCGACGCGAAGCTCGCGCGGCGATACCCGGACGGCTTCGCGCGCCTCGGGCGCGCGACGTCGAATGTGCCGCTCGCCGCGGCTTTCGCCGGCCGCGCTTCGTTCGCGGTCCGCGACTTCGCGTTCCCGGTCGCGATCGGCCTCGCGGCGTTTCTGGTGGTCCTCTACCTGCACCGGTGGCTCTTCGGTGTCTCGCCGCTGCCGGGATAG
- a CDS encoding chalcone isomerase family protein, with product MKRLFLSLVALLVLLPPIAEAREAAGVQVPDAVEVQGEKLALNGAGVRTRFFVKVYVGALYLKQRAGNAAVAIEQAPPKSVRLHFLYKEVSAEKLVEAWNDGFRANTAGDALDRLDERIAQFNVLFPAVRKGDTIRLDLLADGTTRVAVNDQALGTIPGADFQQALLRIWLGEKPADSGLKRAMLGG from the coding sequence ATGAAGCGTCTTTTTCTTTCGCTGGTCGCGTTGCTCGTGCTCCTGCCGCCGATCGCCGAGGCCAGGGAAGCCGCAGGGGTTCAGGTGCCCGACGCCGTCGAGGTGCAGGGAGAGAAGCTGGCGCTGAACGGCGCCGGCGTGCGAACGCGATTCTTCGTCAAGGTGTACGTGGGCGCCCTGTACCTGAAGCAACGGGCCGGGAACGCGGCGGTGGCCATCGAGCAGGCGCCGCCGAAAAGCGTCCGCCTGCACTTTCTCTACAAGGAAGTCTCGGCCGAAAAACTCGTCGAGGCATGGAACGACGGCTTCAGGGCGAACACCGCCGGCGACGCGCTCGACCGGCTCGACGAACGCATCGCGCAGTTCAACGTCCTCTTCCCGGCGGTCCGCAAGGGAGACACGATCCGCCTCGACCTGCTCGCCGACGGCACGACGCGCGTCGCCGTGAACGATCAGGCGCTGGGCACGATTCCGGGCGCGGATTTCCAGCAGGCCCTGCTCAGGATCTGGCTCGGCGAGAAACCCGCGGACTCCGGTCTGAAACGGGCGATGCTCGGAGGATGA
- a CDS encoding TusE/DsrC/DsvC family sulfur relay protein: MGTQRLPEFDEDGLLKYPGQWSQSVARAIAQTDGIGELTEEHWGVINRMRTEYMLFGTVLSVRRLSLGEEREKRHVHELFQSYLEAWRLSGLPNPGGPARRYLERA; the protein is encoded by the coding sequence ATGGGCACTCAGCGCCTGCCGGAGTTCGACGAAGACGGTCTGCTCAAGTACCCCGGTCAGTGGAGCCAGTCGGTCGCCCGGGCCATTGCGCAGACCGACGGCATCGGCGAGCTCACCGAGGAGCATTGGGGCGTGATCAACCGGATGCGAACGGAGTACATGCTGTTCGGCACGGTGCTGTCCGTGCGCCGGTTGTCGCTCGGCGAGGAGCGGGAGAAGCGCCACGTGCACGAGCTCTTTCAGTCGTATCTCGAGGCCTGGCGCCTGTCGGGTCTGCCGAACCCCGGCGGACCGGCGCGCCGCTATCTGGAGCGCGCCTAG
- a CDS encoding CYTH domain-containing protein: MNPTEDIEIESKLVVISDRTEEILEGIAATGELAGLTLVPMTEQSIRDIYFDTRSHALRAADLALRLRRVNWTSVLGLKGKSRRVAGAIERLEVERPWSADGLAEIAGLLRRYGAPVAEGATPPAVHEPEPALESLGLLPIQERLTQRARRQIVDRERAVVGELAIDRSVFVFEGSRVRHFEIEIEAAGRERFGGMAALSAALLAAWPGELRPWEHSKVATGRAIEHLMATRPPALLMGSSGGFNEAAYEAMDRWLRAP, from the coding sequence ATGAACCCGACCGAAGACATCGAGATCGAGTCCAAGCTCGTCGTGATCTCCGACAGGACCGAGGAGATCCTCGAGGGAATTGCGGCCACCGGGGAGCTGGCCGGCCTCACGCTCGTCCCGATGACGGAGCAGAGCATCCGCGACATCTATTTCGACACCCGGTCGCACGCCCTCCGTGCCGCGGACCTGGCGCTGCGGCTGCGCCGGGTGAACTGGACCTCGGTACTGGGGCTGAAGGGGAAGTCGCGGCGCGTCGCGGGCGCCATCGAACGGCTGGAAGTGGAACGTCCGTGGTCGGCCGACGGCCTCGCGGAGATCGCCGGCCTCCTGCGCCGCTACGGGGCGCCGGTCGCGGAGGGCGCGACGCCGCCCGCGGTGCACGAGCCGGAGCCGGCGCTCGAATCGCTGGGGTTGCTGCCGATCCAGGAGCGGCTGACGCAACGGGCGCGGCGTCAGATCGTCGACCGCGAGCGGGCGGTCGTCGGCGAGCTGGCGATCGACCGTTCCGTCTTCGTTTTCGAGGGGTCCCGCGTTCGCCACTTCGAGATCGAGATCGAGGCGGCCGGCCGGGAAAGGTTCGGCGGCATGGCGGCGCTGAGCGCGGCGCTGCTGGCCGCCTGGCCGGGCGAGCTCCGCCCGTGGGAGCACAGCAAGGTCGCGACGGGTCGTGCGATCGAGCACTTGATGGCCACGCGCCCGCCTGCGCTCCTGATGGGCTCGAGCGGCGGGTTCAACGAAGCGGCCTACGAGGCGATGGACCGGTGGTTGCGCGCCCCGTGA
- a CDS encoding DMT family transporter: MSAPAAYLAVALIWSTTPLAVKWSAEGAGFLLGAVARMGLAAVFCLALARGLRIRLPFDRAARRTYAAASIAVYGAMLCVYWASQYVPSGLIAVLFGLTPFVTALFARWLLDERGLTPTKAGGQMLGLLGLVLIFHEGSLLGPRAAEGIAVLLFGIAINALSLVLVKRAGGGLAPLSVTTGALVYAAPLFLATWLVFDGRAPAEVSVPALWSILYLGLVASALGFTLFYYLLKRAPAGAVALLTLVSPVLALLLGHVVDGEPVTAAVWSGTALVLGGLAVHQWGAHLPALVRAAVDRAGARRREAPGAEASGRHRE; the protein is encoded by the coding sequence ATGTCCGCCCCTGCCGCCTATCTCGCGGTCGCGCTGATCTGGTCCACGACGCCGCTCGCCGTCAAGTGGAGCGCCGAAGGAGCCGGTTTCCTGCTCGGCGCGGTCGCGCGCATGGGCCTGGCGGCCGTGTTCTGCCTGGCGCTCGCGCGCGGGCTGAGGATCCGGCTGCCCTTCGACCGCGCGGCGCGGCGCACTTACGCGGCCGCCTCGATCGCGGTGTACGGCGCGATGCTGTGCGTCTACTGGGCTTCGCAGTACGTCCCCTCGGGACTGATCGCGGTGCTCTTCGGGCTCACGCCGTTCGTGACCGCGCTGTTCGCGCGCTGGCTGCTCGACGAACGCGGCCTCACGCCGACGAAAGCGGGTGGGCAGATGCTCGGGCTTCTCGGTCTCGTCCTGATCTTTCACGAAGGCTCGCTGCTCGGTCCGCGCGCGGCGGAGGGGATCGCCGTGCTGCTTTTCGGGATCGCCATCAACGCGCTGAGCCTCGTGCTGGTGAAGCGCGCGGGAGGCGGCCTGGCGCCGCTTTCGGTGACGACCGGGGCCCTCGTGTACGCCGCGCCGCTCTTCCTCGCGACCTGGCTCGTGTTCGACGGCCGCGCACCGGCGGAGGTATCGGTACCGGCGCTCTGGTCCATCCTCTACCTGGGCCTGGTGGCCTCCGCGCTCGGCTTCACGCTCTTCTATTACCTGCTCAAGCGCGCGCCTGCTGGCGCGGTCGCGCTGCTGACGCTCGTCTCGCCCGTCCTCGCGCTGCTGCTCGGTCACGTGGTGGACGGCGAGCCCGTGACGGCCGCGGTCTGGTCGGGGACGGCGCTCGTGCTCGGCGGCCTCGCCGTTCACCAGTGGGGGGCGCATCTCCCCGCCCTCGTGCGCGCGGCCGTCGACCGGGCGGGAGCCCGGCGTCGCGAGGCGCCCGGCGCGGAAGCTTCCGGACGGCATCGGGAATAA
- a CDS encoding YajD family HNH nuclease: MATRQGPRKPPGGSINSEKLDRIVARARKEADARMLGYREQSLRLHPHVCARCGREFTRENLHELTVHHKDHNHDHNPPDGSNWENLCLYCHDWEHQKYSHLVRGAGAAFGLTARAKAKPATHSPFAGLKDLLDKKEES; this comes from the coding sequence ATGGCAACACGACAGGGGCCGCGCAAACCGCCGGGCGGCTCGATCAATTCCGAGAAGCTCGACCGGATCGTCGCGCGGGCGCGCAAGGAGGCGGACGCGCGCATGCTCGGCTACCGCGAGCAGTCGCTGCGCCTGCACCCGCACGTGTGCGCTCGCTGCGGGCGCGAGTTCACGCGCGAGAACCTCCACGAGCTGACGGTGCACCACAAGGACCATAACCACGACCACAACCCGCCCGACGGCAGCAACTGGGAAAACCTCTGTCTGTACTGCCACGACTGGGAACACCAGAAATACTCGCACCTGGTGCGCGGCGCGGGCGCGGCCTTCGGCCTCACGGCCCGGGCGAAGGCGAAGCCGGCCACCCACAGCCCGTTCGCCGGCCTCAAGGACCTGCTCGACAAGAAGGAAGAAAGTTGA
- a CDS encoding TrpB-like pyridoxal phosphate-dependent enzyme — protein sequence MSQTKIVLEESEIPTHWYNVVADMPNRPAPPLGPDGKPIPPQALGAIFPEALILQEVSGERWIPIPEPVREAYRLWRPSPLYRARRLEQALGTPAKIYYKYEGVSAAGSHKPNTAVAQAYYNKEAGITRLSTETGAGQWGSSLALAGQLFGLAVRVYMVKVSYEQKPFRRSMMQTWGAEVYASPTDRTESGRKILAADPASPGSLGIAISEAVEEAASRKDTNYSLGSVLNHVLLHQTIIGQEAKKQLEKVGDYPDVVIASCGGGSNFGGIAFPFFADKAAGRRVRLVAVEPTSCPTLTKGKYAYDFGDTVGLTPLMLMYTLGHDFMPPGIHAGGLRYHGDSPLVSQLYHEKLIEAVAVPQLATFEAGVAFARAEGIIPAPESNHAVRVAIDEALAAKRTGEPKTILFNLSGHGHFDMAAYDRYFAGELEDYEYPKEAIERSMQRLPKVG from the coding sequence ATGTCCCAGACCAAGATCGTGCTCGAGGAGTCGGAAATTCCGACGCACTGGTACAACGTCGTCGCCGACATGCCGAACAGGCCGGCGCCGCCGCTCGGACCCGACGGCAAACCGATCCCGCCGCAGGCGCTCGGCGCGATCTTCCCCGAGGCCCTCATCCTGCAGGAGGTGAGCGGCGAGCGCTGGATCCCGATCCCCGAGCCGGTGCGCGAAGCCTACCGCTTGTGGCGCCCGAGCCCGCTCTACCGCGCGCGGCGGCTCGAGCAGGCGCTCGGGACGCCGGCGAAGATCTATTACAAGTACGAAGGCGTGAGCGCGGCGGGCTCGCACAAGCCGAACACCGCGGTGGCGCAGGCCTACTACAACAAGGAGGCCGGCATCACGCGCCTGTCGACCGAGACCGGCGCCGGCCAGTGGGGGTCCTCGCTCGCGCTCGCGGGCCAGCTCTTCGGCCTCGCGGTGCGCGTCTACATGGTCAAGGTGAGCTACGAGCAGAAACCGTTTCGCCGCTCGATGATGCAGACCTGGGGCGCGGAAGTCTACGCGAGCCCGACCGACCGGACCGAATCCGGCCGCAAGATCCTCGCCGCGGATCCCGCGTCGCCGGGATCGCTCGGCATCGCGATCTCCGAGGCCGTGGAAGAAGCGGCCTCGCGCAAGGACACGAACTACAGCCTCGGCAGCGTACTCAACCACGTGCTGCTCCACCAGACGATCATCGGGCAGGAAGCGAAGAAGCAGCTCGAGAAGGTCGGCGACTACCCGGACGTCGTCATCGCCTCGTGCGGCGGCGGCTCGAACTTCGGCGGCATCGCGTTTCCGTTCTTCGCCGACAAGGCCGCGGGCAGGCGCGTGCGCCTCGTTGCGGTCGAGCCGACCTCGTGCCCGACGCTGACCAAAGGGAAGTACGCCTACGACTTCGGGGACACCGTCGGCCTCACGCCGCTCATGCTGATGTACACCCTCGGTCATGATTTCATGCCGCCCGGCATCCACGCGGGCGGGTTGCGCTACCACGGCGATTCGCCGCTCGTCTCGCAGCTGTACCACGAGAAGTTGATCGAGGCCGTCGCCGTCCCGCAGCTCGCGACCTTCGAGGCGGGGGTCGCGTTTGCGCGCGCCGAGGGCATCATCCCGGCGCCCGAGTCGAACCACGCCGTGCGCGTCGCGATCGACGAGGCGCTCGCGGCGAAGAGGACCGGCGAGCCGAAGACGATCCTCTTCAACCTCTCCGGCCACGGCCACTTCGACATGGCCGCGTACGACCGCTACTTCGCCGGCGAGCTCGAGGATTACGAATATCCGAAGGAGGCCATCGAACGCTCGATGCAGCGTCTGCCGAAGGTGGGCTGA
- a CDS encoding glycine cleavage system protein R, with the protein MKKHIVICALGTDRPGILRDLVKSIADLGCSVADSRVTVLGNEFVLTLLATGTWNAVAKLESQVPTIGKRLELDITARRTEARTPRQDMLPYVVDVAALDQPGILFDIADFFASRDINIDELSTWTYAANNTGAPMISISMNVSIPADLHIGRLRDDFTDFCDSLNLDATLEPARR; encoded by the coding sequence ATGAAGAAGCACATCGTCATCTGCGCCCTCGGCACGGACCGCCCCGGCATACTGCGCGACCTCGTGAAGTCGATCGCGGATCTCGGGTGCTCCGTCGCCGACTCGCGCGTGACCGTGCTCGGCAACGAGTTCGTGCTGACCCTGCTCGCCACCGGCACCTGGAACGCCGTCGCCAAGCTCGAGAGCCAGGTGCCGACGATCGGCAAGCGCCTCGAGCTCGACATCACCGCGCGGCGCACCGAGGCGCGCACGCCGCGCCAGGACATGCTGCCCTACGTCGTCGACGTCGCGGCGCTGGACCAGCCCGGCATCCTCTTCGATATCGCCGACTTCTTCGCCTCCCGCGACATCAACATCGACGAGCTCAGCACCTGGACCTACGCCGCGAACAACACCGGCGCGCCCATGATCTCGATCAGCATGAACGTCAGCATCCCCGCCGACCTGCACATCGGCCGGCTGCGCGACGACTTCACGGACTTCTGCGACAGCCTGAACCTCGACGCGACCCTCGAACCCGCGCGCCGCTAG